Genomic segment of Amphibacillus xylanus NBRC 15112:
AAATGAAACAGGAACTAACCTCGGTTTGCTACAAAGTGAGATCGAAAAGTTAGCGTTATATGTCGGTGAGAATGGACAAGTGACAGCTGAAATAGCTCGTGATCTCGTATCACATCAAGGTCAGGCTACAGGTTTGAATCTTGTCGATATGGTGATTTCCAAGGATTTAACTGGAGCGATTAAAATTTATCGAGATTTAATGAAGCTAAATGAAGAACCTATCGCACTTATTGGCCTACTAGCATCACAACTAAGAACGATCTATCAAGTGAAAATATTAAGGCAAAAGGGATATCATCAACAGCAAATGGCAAGAGAACTAAAAGTACACCCTTATGTAGTGAAAATGTCATTAGAAAGAGAGCGAAAATTTAGTTTAGACATGCTTTATCGTTGCTTAACAGCCTGTTCGGAAATTGATCAAGCGATTAAAATAGGGAAGATGGAAAAGGAGCTAGCATTCGAGTCGCTACTTTATCAACTCATTAGCACATAAAAAAACGATCCTATTATAAAAGTAGGGTCGTTTTTTATTTGAACTATAATTGATTATGCGCCAAGTCCGTTAACTTTTTTAGTTAAACGTGATTTTTGACGATCACCATTGTTTTTGTGAATTACACCTTTTTGAACGGCTTTATCAATTGTTCTTACTGTTGTTTTTAAAGCAGCTTTTGCTTCTTCAACATTGTTTTCATTAACTAATGCTTCAACACGTTTAATGTTTGTACGCATGTTTGATTTAACACTTTGATTGTTTAAACGGTTTTTTTCGTTAACACGAATACGTTTAATAGCTGATTTTATATTAGCCATCATTATCACCTCCACCTGTATAAGTCCATTATAGCAATTATTATAGGACAAAAGATATTTTACCAAAGCCAGAACAATAATTCAATAAAAAAATGACTATTCAGCCCTAAATGTATGAAAAAACTGTTCAAGGAAAACTTAATCATAGAAAAAACACTAGAAAAGGTGATCAAAAGTGAATGAAGATAAATACTTTCAAATTCGTACAGACTTAGCTGTTGAAGCTAGAGAAATGTATGTTGAAGAAGAAAAACAAACAGAAGATATAGAAGGTGTTCTATTAAAAGAGCAAAAAATAAAAGGATTTCAAGTGACGGATGTTCGTGTTGATAAAACTGGTGAAAAAAAGATTGATAAAAAAGCCGGTAGATATATTACATTAGAAACAGATGCGATTAAAAATGGCGACAGTAATCAACAGCAGGCTACTGCAGAAGTACTTAGTGTTCTATTAGCTGATTTATTAAAGGAAAATAACATTAATGAATCAGCTCAGTGTCTAGTCGTTGGTTTAGGTAATGACTATGTGACACCAGATGCGCTTGGACCTCAGACAGTTAAGAAAATTCTAGTTACAAAGCATTTATTCACTTATCATCCAGAGATGGTTGCAGAAGGTTACCGACCAGTATCTGCATTTTCGCCAGGTGTTATGGGTGTAACGGGTATGGAAACAAGTGATATCATTCAAGGTATTGTTAAGGAACTTAATCCAGATTTTATTATTGCGATTGATGCGCTTGCGTCAAGATCGATTGATCGTGTCAATTCAACGATACAAGTTTCTGACACGGGGATTCATCCAGGATCAGGTGTTAATAATAAGCGAAAAGCACTTAGTTATGAAAATTTCGGGATACCAGTTATTTCAATTGGTGTGCCTACGGTCGTCGATGCGGTCACGATTACTAGCGATACAATCGATTATGTATTTAAGCATTTCGGACGTGAATTTAAAGAAAAGGATCGACCATCAAAAAGACTAGCACCTGCATCACTCACTTTTGGTAAAAAGACCTTAACTGAAAGTGATATGCCAAGTCAAACTGAAAAGGCAAATCTATTCGGCATGATTGGAAAACTAGATGAAACTGAAAAAAGACAATTAATCAAGGAAGTGCTAAGTCCACTCGGTTATAATTTAATGGTAACACCTAAAGAAGTTGATAGTTATATTCATGATTTAGCGCATCTAATAGCGACAGGTATAAATGGTGCATTACATGAAAACGTCAATAGTGAGTTAGCAAATAGTTTTACGCGATAAGATGATTTACAGTTCTATCCTACTTACCTCTATCATATAGTCTACTAATGATGAGAGAAAGTAGGATTTTTTATGTCAAAGAAGCCATTAATGCAAACTAAATATGCTGTACCTATTTTCGTTAAGCTACTATTTTATTGGATTCTAGTTGGTTTTATTGTATTTTCTATTATCGGTGCTATTGCTTCTTTACCGATCGGGAAAAAAACAAACCAGTCATTCATATTATCAGGGAGTGAAAATGTTAGTACGGATTTTTATTTAACATTACTTTCTTCTGAGTTTAGAACGTTAAAAAGTTTCGATCAATCAGAAATTCAAAAATTCTCAGTATCAGATTTTATCCTTCAATTAACGACACAATTAAATCGTACAGATATTCGCACACTATTTGGTAATGAGATCCCTGGCTTTTATCCATATCAAAACCGGATTATTATCGGGCAGGCAAACACGAATTACTCAAATTTACCTATTGAATCATCGCCACCACTAGAGGTTGTACTTGAAGATCATAACGTTATTGATCCACCTAAGGATGATCAAGACATGCCGGGACATCAAGACCAAACGACAGAACCTGCAGTGATGATTTATAATACGCACAATCGGGAATCATTTTTACCGCATTTAGATAATGTGACGGATCCTAATCAAGCATTCCACTCTGAAGTGAATGTGACATTAGTAAGTCAGCATTTAAATAAAGCACTTGCTAAACATGGAATTGGCTCAATCGTAGATCAAACAGATTTTACACAAGTTTTACATGATAAAGGTTGGGAGTATTGGCAATCATATCAAGCCTCTAGAGAAGTTGTTAAAACAGTTGTCGCACAAAATGAAAAAATTAACTACTTATTTGATATTCACCGTGATAGTCGTCGTAAAGATGATACAACTGTGACGATAAACGGAGAAGCCTATGCACAAGTATTTTTCGTCATTGGTGCTGATTATGAAGGTAATCAAAAGAATATTGATCTTGCACGCACGTTACATGAAAATCTCGAACAAAACTATCCGGGATTAAGTCGTGGTGTTGCAGAAATGGGTGGCGCAGGGCGAAATGGTGTCTATAATCAAGATTTATCTGAAAATGCGATTCTAATTGAATTTGGTGGTGTAGACAGTACATTAGATGAATTATACCGAACAGCTGAAGCATTGGCTGAGGTATTTGCAGATTATTATTGGGAAGCTGAAGCAGTTGCGAAAAACTGATAAAGGAGTGGAATTAGCAAATGATGAGATTTATTGGAAAGCTAATATTGATTACGTTTTGTGTGATCTTGATCATAACGTTTCTCCAGCAACAAAATGACATACCTAGCAATCAAGTTGAGATGAGTGATCCGCAAATCATCTTAACCTCAAACGCTCTCTATACTGATTTAACTGAACAATCCGATTTAGAGGTCGAAGAAGAATTAGTTAATCAAGTTGATGAAGATCAATCTGTCACATATTTTATTGCTCAATGGGTAGAAAAGTCAGGTTTAATGATTTATGAGGGGATCATCACTATACTTACTGATTTAGCGAAAGTAATCTAGTTAGAATCGACATTTTTTAAACGATATTTCGTTCAACTCTTAAAATAATTGAAACCATCTGTATTCACTGCTATAATCATGTTTGTATATTGTCCGTTATATAGGAGTGAAGATAGTGACAAAAGAACAAAGACAGAGAAATGTTCGGAACTTTTCAATCATTGCCCACATTGATCATGGGAAGTCGACATTAGC
This window contains:
- the rpsT gene encoding 30S ribosomal protein S20, with translation MANIKSAIKRIRVNEKNRLNNQSVKSNMRTNIKRVEALVNENNVEEAKAALKTTVRTIDKAVQKGVIHKNNGDRQKSRLTKKVNGLGA
- the gpr gene encoding GPR endopeptidase — translated: MNEDKYFQIRTDLAVEAREMYVEEEKQTEDIEGVLLKEQKIKGFQVTDVRVDKTGEKKIDKKAGRYITLETDAIKNGDSNQQQATAEVLSVLLADLLKENNINESAQCLVVGLGNDYVTPDALGPQTVKKILVTKHLFTYHPEMVAEGYRPVSAFSPGVMGVTGMETSDIIQGIVKELNPDFIIAIDALASRSIDRVNSTIQVSDTGIHPGSGVNNKRKALSYENFGIPVISIGVPTVVDAVTITSDTIDYVFKHFGREFKEKDRPSKRLAPASLTFGKKTLTESDMPSQTEKANLFGMIGKLDETEKRQLIKEVLSPLGYNLMVTPKEVDSYIHDLAHLIATGINGALHENVNSELANSFTR
- the spoIIP gene encoding stage II sporulation protein P, coding for MSKKPLMQTKYAVPIFVKLLFYWILVGFIVFSIIGAIASLPIGKKTNQSFILSGSENVSTDFYLTLLSSEFRTLKSFDQSEIQKFSVSDFILQLTTQLNRTDIRTLFGNEIPGFYPYQNRIIIGQANTNYSNLPIESSPPLEVVLEDHNVIDPPKDDQDMPGHQDQTTEPAVMIYNTHNRESFLPHLDNVTDPNQAFHSEVNVTLVSQHLNKALAKHGIGSIVDQTDFTQVLHDKGWEYWQSYQASREVVKTVVAQNEKINYLFDIHRDSRRKDDTTVTINGEAYAQVFFVIGADYEGNQKNIDLARTLHENLEQNYPGLSRGVAEMGGAGRNGVYNQDLSENAILIEFGGVDSTLDELYRTAEALAEVFADYYWEAEAVAKN